A genomic stretch from Deltaproteobacteria bacterium includes:
- the folP gene encoding dihydropteroate synthase translates to MLQDLSPLQLGPTNFSFGPFPFLIGILNVTPDSFSDGDLYHNPKQALKHALDLQAQGADLIEIGAESTRPGATAITVQKELDRLLPVLDVLRDQINLPVSLDTRKVKVAEKLLSYGVDLINDVSAFEFDKEMIPFLAQHHLPAVLMHSRGNPQTMSSLNRYPNIMEELCRFFEEKLEALDKKKVDLRKIILDPGVGFAKTGSQNVQLLAYLKQLQKFRRPLMIGLSRKSFLKKYFEEDHVPRDRSTLSEVAHALCLNQGIQFLRVHNVAAARRTCTLVNDFLSSPSPFEGEGRERG, encoded by the coding sequence CTTTCCTTTTTTGATTGGTATTTTAAATGTGACCCCCGATTCTTTCTCGGATGGAGATTTGTATCACAATCCCAAGCAGGCTCTGAAACATGCCTTAGACTTGCAAGCTCAAGGGGCCGATCTGATTGAAATTGGTGCCGAGTCGACTCGTCCCGGAGCTACAGCAATTACGGTGCAGAAAGAATTGGATCGTCTTCTTCCTGTTTTGGATGTGTTGAGAGATCAAATAAATTTGCCTGTTTCACTCGATACGCGAAAGGTGAAAGTTGCCGAGAAACTTCTTTCTTACGGTGTTGATCTCATCAATGACGTGAGCGCTTTTGAATTTGATAAAGAGATGATTCCTTTTTTGGCCCAGCATCACCTGCCTGCAGTCTTGATGCATTCGCGGGGAAACCCACAGACGATGTCGAGCTTGAATCGATATCCAAATATTATGGAAGAGCTCTGTCGTTTTTTTGAAGAAAAATTGGAAGCCCTCGATAAAAAAAAAGTGGATCTGCGAAAGATTATTTTGGATCCTGGTGTTGGTTTTGCCAAAACAGGGAGCCAAAATGTTCAGTTGCTGGCCTACTTAAAACAATTGCAGAAATTCAGGCGACCTTTAATGATAGGGCTTTCTCGAAAGTCTTTTTTGAAAAAATATTTTGAAGAAGATCATGTTCCTCGTGATCGATCCACTTTAAGCGAAGTGGCCCATGCCTTGTGCCTGAACCAGGGAATCCAGTTTCTACGTGTGCACAATGTCGCGGCAGCGAGGCGTACTTGTACTTTAGTAAATGATTTTTTATCTTCTCCCTCTCCCTTTGAGGGAGAGGGTAGGGAGAGGGGGTAG